From Juglans regia cultivar Chandler chromosome 6, Walnut 2.0, whole genome shotgun sequence, the proteins below share one genomic window:
- the LOC108993274 gene encoding transcription factor TCP12 — protein sequence MFPCSSDHNPFTYSTCQSILEKPFANDEKTSSGHEEEHPSSYTHLSASFLEDDELFLSHFLSQQKLFFGSTSQAETENSVAASVKATNDKKEASGNTVAEQMPSKKPLPNKKSRGGAKQTVPRKRTGKKDRHSKICTAHGPRDRRMRLSLQIARKFFDLQDMLGFDKASKTIEWLFTKSKTAIKELTESISQVKQSCSDGTKSVSVTSDNEEISENVEIAGDDGDQGGFGADVESFNRMAREKTNRKSLIVARDSRDKARARARERTRNKMMIRGLEVSKQMSEGENPNNLGQLCSSIPVEEAGEESSFRGQERKSSLQMVADQVEEPINHLLEHQINYSVSINERFLGVIGAPRSSLILNHSRNVAASSGGNPTEDFPGFPVNWINNNNANMQRSMKPSTGNVQLRIPGVQFPWVP from the coding sequence ATGTTTCCTTGTAGCAGCGATCACAACCCTTTTACATACAGTACCTGCCAATCCATCCTGGAGAAGCCCTTTGCAAATGATGAAAAGACAAGCTCGGGACATGAGGAAGAGCATCCCTCGTCTTATACACACCTGTCGGCATCTTTTCTTGAGGATGACGAACTATTTTTGAGTCATTTTCTTTCACAACAGAAGCTCTTTTTTGGTAGCACATCTCAAGCCGAGACCGAAAATAGTGTTGCGGCTTCAGTCAAGGCAACAAATGACAAAAAGGAGGCGAGTGGAAACACTGTGGCTGAGCAGATGCCTTCGAAAAAACCACTTCCGAACAAGAAAAGTAGAGGTGGTGCAAAACAGACAGTTCCCAGGAAGAGAACTGGGAAGAAGGACAGGCACAGCAAGATCTGTACAGCTCATGGCCCGAGAGATCGCAGAATGAGGTTGTCCCTTCAGATTGCGCGTAAGTTCTTTGATCTTCAAGACATGTTAGGCTTTGATAAAGCGAGCAAAACCATTGAGTGGCTATTTACTAAGTCAAAGACTGCAATCAAGGAACTCACAGAGAGCATCTCACAAGTGAAGCAAAGTTGCAGCGACGGTACTAAGAGTGTGTCGGTTACATCCGATAACGAAGAGATTTCAGAAAACGTGGAGATTGCGGGTGATGATGGAGACCAAGGGGGTTTTGGTGCAGATGTTGAATCTTTCAATCGCATGGCCAGAGagaaaacaaacagaaaatcaCTTATTGTTGCAAGGGATTCCCGGGACAAGGCAAGAGCTAGAGCGAGGGAGAGAACAAGGAACAAAATGATGATCAGGGGGCTTGAGGTATCGAAACAAATGTCTGAAGGCGAAAACCCTAACAATTTGGGACAGTTATGTTCTTCTATCCCCGTTGAAGAAGCTGGTGAGGAATCATCTTTCCGTGGCCAAGAAAGGAAATCTTCTCTACAGATGGTGGCTGATCAAGTTGAAGAACCTATCAATCACTTATTAGAACATCAAATCAATTATTCTGTGAGCATTAATGAGAGATTTTTGGGCGTTATTGGTGCCCCAAGATCATCTTTGATTTTGAATCATTCACGCAATGTTGCAGCCTCAAGTGGGGGGAATCCCACGGAAGATTTTCCCGGATTTCCTGTAAATTGGATCAACAACAATAATGCTAATATGCAGAGAAGCATGAAGCCGTCCACAGGTAATGTCCAATTGAGAATCCCCGGGGTGCAATTCCCATGGGTACCTTAA